A window from Phaeocystidibacter marisrubri encodes these proteins:
- a CDS encoding GAF domain-containing protein, whose amino-acid sequence MNYTDILNHVREIIQTEGQSGLKNVCETLKSSVRYYNWVGIYYMNDVTQILEIGPYAGAETEHTRIPYGKGICGQVAVSGETFTVQDVSEQDNYIACSIETKSEIVVPIHKGQKLVAQLDIDSHYASPFTSEDEDFLNAVCAEIAMVL is encoded by the coding sequence ATGAATTACACCGACATACTGAACCACGTACGAGAGATCATTCAAACCGAGGGTCAAAGTGGACTTAAAAATGTTTGTGAGACGCTTAAGTCGAGTGTTCGATATTACAACTGGGTCGGCATTTACTACATGAACGACGTCACACAAATCTTGGAAATTGGTCCCTACGCTGGAGCCGAAACTGAACACACTCGCATTCCTTATGGCAAGGGAATCTGCGGTCAGGTGGCCGTATCTGGAGAGACCTTTACTGTTCAAGATGTAAGTGAGCAAGACAATTACATCGCTTGCAGCATTGAGACGAAATCGGAAATTGTGGTTCCCATCCACAAGGGGCAAAAGCTAGTTGCCCAACTGGACATCGACTCTCATTACGCATCTCCTTTCACCAGCGAAGATGAAGATTTCCTCAACGCTGTATGTGCAGAAATTGCCATGGTACTTTGA